Below is a window of Salvelinus alpinus chromosome 5, SLU_Salpinus.1, whole genome shotgun sequence DNA.
GAATATCCGTCGAATATCCAACTTGAAACTGTCTTTACAGTATAGTTCGATCACTGCTGCAGACGACTATTCCTACATAACCCTCCCAAATCGGCGCAACGAAAATGCACATGAGCAGAAATGGAGTGATTGGGAAGCGGAGTCCCCATTTTAACGTGGACGAGAAGGCTATACCTTTGAAGTTCTGTAGAGAGTTTCTGACCATGACAGAGTTGTATCTGCAACGCTATTGCACTCTCCTTCAGCCTGCCATGAAACCAGTAGACGACAATGGTATATGGGTATGGCCTAAGGGGGTACGGCCTAAGGTCCGGACCAATAGAAGAACTGATGGTGAAGCTGTCGTGATCCCCAACAACATCCTACTGTGGCCACACAGCAGCAGAATATTCTACCCAGGACAGACCACCCGCTGCTAAATCTGTAATGCCATGGACCACCAGGTGAAGGATTGCAGGACAAGGGAACAGAGAGGTCAAGAGGAGAAACATCACAAACCCGAGAGCAACAGCCACAATGAGGAGAACGATGACAGCTTCGAGTCTGCCAGGGAAGAGCCATCACGAGACACTTCCCTCCCTGATGACACAGGTCCTGCAGCAGACTGGTCCACTCAAATGGAGGCTCATGATGACGATCCACCAAACCTTGCCAGTACTCCGGCTGCCTCCCACCTCCCTAGTGGCTACCCTCCTCTGCCCCCAGACACTTCCAGCTCCAACGAAGGTACCCATCCATCAAACAGTGATAAGAAATAGCCTGTCTCTTCCCCTCAGGAAAAGGGGACCAAAAAAAGACTTGAAAAGAGATATAAAAAACAGCCCTCAATGAGTATCATTAAATAAAAAGGTCATTAACAACTGTATACAAGCAAAATTACAAGCATAACTTTATCAGTAGTGGTCTGCCATCTAATATTTCTAAATGTATGAAAAGTTCAGGTAATTATCTCTGTCCAACAAATGTCAGTATTTATCTTTGAAATGTCTGCCTTCTATTATGCAATgtgtatttataaaaaatattgtcACGTCATGAATGTTATTAATTATTGAAAGATTATATTAAAACTAAAACAAactacaacaaaaacaataatatATGATGAAAATAACTTGAAAATAATCTGTATCTCATAAACAAGAAAAGTAaatgtgattgtgtgtgtctgtcagttaGTGTCTGTATTTCATTGAGAGAGTTCTTGATGAATAAACCCCATATCCCTGTCTCTCAATCTCTGCCTCCCACAGACAAGCCTGTGTCTTCTCTCCAGCTGTGACGgcgatggaggaggaggtgtctcTGAGAGTGCTGCCAATGGACCCAGCGGACCGGGGAACCCAGAGGGTCAGACTGGGCCCAGGGCTGATGTCCTccctggggttggggctgggctCTCCTGTTCTGGTGGCTCTGTCTGGAGGGTCCTGTCTCTGTACTGCCTGGCCCAGGCCTGACCTGGCTGACGGATTCATACAGATAGACATGAAATGTTGTTCTTCAAATCTTATCTTAAACAAAGCTACACCCACACACCTCAGCTCTAGCCCACTTCCCCCCAGCCCATGCCTAAGTCGTAGCCTCACCCCAGTCTCCTGCCCCAAGCTGAAAGGCATCAGAATAACAGTGGTGGTTCAGAGTGTGGAGTTCCGGAAAACCACTCCTCCCAGTTTCATCCATGAACTAGTGAAGGACATGCTGAAAGGGACATATGTCCACCAGAAGCACGTGATAGATGTGGGTGACCATGACACGGACATTAAACTGATCGTCATCGAGAGCCTGAACCCAGAGTCCACCGTGACTGGTTTGGTTACATCTAAGACAGGGGTGGAAATAATGGGGACGAGGACCCTCCGGTACTACAGAGGACAGCTCCAGGAGCAGCCCCAGGTCCTactgggaggactggaggaggtgAGGACCCAGGAAGATGCTGCTTCTCAATAATCTACAGTGATGTCTTCTCCTGTTCTCCTTCTCAATAATCTACAATGACGTATTCTCCTGTCCTCCTTCTCAATAATCTACAGTGACgtcttctcctgtcctcctcaaTAGTCAATTTCAATTGTCACATCGTTCACTCTGATGTGACTCAGTAGGTGAAAGCAATATGGACTCTAGGATGCCTCTTGaatctcttttctcttctcctgAAGTCTTCAGTTAGTCAGTGcagttggaggagaggagacgagtggAGGAAGTCACTGTAGACTATTGAGGTGAAGGAGAGAAAGACCCTTCAGTGTCTGTCTAATCATGTCTTTATTGTCTGCGATTCTAGGTGTCAGCGTGTCTGAGAGAGATGTTGCGCCTGCCTCTGCAGTACCCTGCTACCCTGGGCTCCCTGGGTCTGTCCTGCCCCAGAGGAGTGCTCCTTGCTGGGCCGCCGGGGGTCGGAAAGACCCTGCTGGTCCGCTGCCTGGTGGGGGAGGTGGGGGCCAGCCTGATCACAGTCCGAGGACCAGAGGTAAgagtacatatatacacatataaacatgaacgcacacacacagtcacataaatatgcatgcatatacacacacagagtatTACACAACACACACTTGAATACTTGCTTACATGAAGCAAGATTTACCCAGCCTTCTTACATATGTTGTTTAGCTTGTGGGCTCGatgttacacaatacacacacatactggctGAATGTAATTGTACTTTACCTTGCCTCCTCCACGCCCAAGGTAGTAGGGTCTCGGCcaggggagagtgaggagaggttGCGGGCGGTGTTTGGTCGGGCGCGGGCAGCGGCAGAGGAAGGGCCTTGTGTGTTGTTCCTGGATGAGCTGGACTCTCTCTGTCCCAGACGGACTGGATCCTCCGCACCCGAGAACCGGCTGGTCGCTCAACTGCTCACGCTCATGGACGGCATGGACCAATCAGATCGCTTCCTCATCGTAGGAGCCACTAATCAGCCGGACAGCTTGGACCCGGCGCTACGGAGGCCCGGGAGGTTCGACAGAGAGGTGACTTAATGTTGTTATTCAAACTTAATTCAAAGCAGAAAGTTCAACAGAGGTACAGTAATGAGTGTGTTGGTCTGTACAGTAACATTCTATCCTGTGCTTGTTGCCTCCAGGTAGTCATTGGTGCAGCAGTAGTTGTCCATCCTGTCTGTGATGTAATGtactgtttcctctctctctctctgttgtccagGTGGTTATCGGTGCCCCCACAGCACAGCAGCGGTTATCCATCCTGTCAGTGCTGTGCCGGGCCAtgccagtgtgtgtcagtgtggacTGGGCAGAGCTGGCCCAGAGGACTACAGGGTATGTGGGTGCTGACCTCAGTGCTCTCTGCCGTGAGGCTGCCATGCTGGCTATACGACACAACACACAGGtaagcatagacacacacacacccactgtaAAGTCAGTTCATATTGGTCCTTTGAGCCGgatcatccacacacacacacagacacagacacacgttCTAACTTCTATCCAGGTTATTGTCATTGAGATAAAGTCTTAACATTATTGTctcctgctgtgtgttgtgtATGTTGTCAGGGTTCAGGGGAGCAGACTATCACCATGGAACACTTCCTGTCTGCCCTGAAGACTGTCCGTCCATCCTGTCTGAGGGGCAGTCTGGGACGGACAGACCTCCCAGCCGTCTCCTGGGAACAGATAGGAGGCCTGGAGGAAGTCAAAATCAAACTACAACAGGTACTGGTGGAACTATACTGGGAAAACAGCAGCATTCCTTTATTCATTTGACCAAGCACTGAAGAGCAACAGGCAATAACAGATGCAACAGACACATGGCTCTGCTCCAGAGTAGTGCACTAGAGAGTAAggtgaatagggtgtcatttgagacgtGTCATGACTTCCTGTCCTCTGTTTCTGCTCCCTCCTTGTAGAGTATAGAGTGGCCGATGCGTTACCCGGAGGCGTTTGTGCGTCTGGGTCTGTCCCGTCCCAGGGGGGTGTTGCTGTACGGTCCCCCAGGCTGTGCTAAGACCACCCTGGTCAGGGCTGCAGCCACCTCCTCCCACTGCTGCTTCCTGTCAGTCAGCGGGGCTGACCTCTACTCTCCATATGTAGGAGATTCAGAGAAGGCCCTGGCTCAGGTAGGGGTTTGGAGAGCCCCTCGTCTTAACCCAAATGTTCCTATTTTTCTTGTACTAGCATGCGGTGTTAAACATTTTTTGAAGCAGTTCAACTTTGGAGGAATGTTGCTGTCATGCTTTAATCAATATAATCACTTTGGTAGATGTTATTGTGTGTACGTGTATAACCTTGTGGTGTGTTCCTGTATGTAGCTCTTTCGTCAGGCACGGGCCTGCGCTCCCTCCATCCTGTTCCTGGATGAGGTGGACTCTCTGATTGGCTCCCGGTCAGAAGGCCATGTCCCTCAGAGTGCTCAGACTCGCCTCCTGTCTGTGCTGCTGAATGAGCTGGACGGGGTAGGCTTTAGgaccctggagaggagaggagcagggaagATCCTACAGGCTGAGGGAGTGGAGGAGCGCCACCAACAGGAACATGTCAGACATTACATCCTACTACTAGAGCACCAATCAGAACTGGTCGTTTAAGGAAACATACACTGCGGCCTccctggtggcgcagtggtctaaggcactgcatcgcagtgctagctgtgccaccagagattctgggttcgaggcCAGGCTCGCAGCcggcacaattggcctagcgtcgtccgggttagggaggatttggctggcagggatatccttgtctcatcgcgcactagcgactcctgtggcgggccgggtgcagtgcacgccgaccaggtcgctaggtgtacggttttcctctgacacattggtgtggctggcttccgggttggatgtaatgtggattgtgtcaagaagcagtgcggcttggttgggttgtgtttcggaggacgcatggctctcgaccttggcctctcccgagtccgtacgggagttgcagcgatgagacaagactgtaactaccaattggataccatgaaatgggggagaaaaataagaaaaaagaAACATACACCATATAATCATACAAAAACATACACACCAACAGCACACTTTTTATATCGATTCTGCGCTTCACATTGCTCAAACTGATCGCTTCAAACGCTCTGACAATCGCTTCTGTCGTTGTTAACATGATGTCCTGTCTGCCCTCCCTGTCAGTTGGAGTACCAGGAGGTGTGTAACAAGGAAGTGATGATCGTAGCGGCCACTAACAGACCAGACTCTCTGGACAGTGCCCTCCTAAGGCCTGGAAGACTGGACCAGATCATCTACGTACCCCCACCTGACCTACAGGTAACTATTACCACCTTCACCTGACCTACAGGTAACTATTACCACCTTCACCTGACCTACAGGTAACTATTACCACCTTCACCTGACCTACAGGTAACTATTACCACTTTCACCTGACCTACAGGTAACTATTACCACCTTCACCTGAACTACAGGTAACTATTACCACTTTCACCTGAACTACAGGTAACTATTACCACTTTCACCTGAACTACAGGTAACTATTACCACTTTCACCTGAACTACAGATAACTATTACCACCTTCACCTGACCTACAGATAACTATTACCACCTTCACCTGAACTACAGATAACTATTACCACCTTCACCTGAACTACNNNNNNNNNNNNNNNNNNNNNNNNNNNNNNNNNNNNNNNNNNNNNNNNNNNNNNNNNNNNNNNNNNNNNNNNNNNNNNNNNNNNNNNNNNNNNNNNNNNNAGGTAACTATTACCACCTTCACCTGAACTACAGGTAACTATTACCACCTTCACCTGACCTACAGGTAACTATTACCACCTTCACCTGACCTACAGGTAACTATTACCACCTTCACCTGAACTACAGGTAACTATTACCACCTTCACCTGAACTACAGGTAACTATTACCACCTTCACCTGAACTACAGGTAACTATTACCACCTTCACCTGAACTACAGGTAACTATTACCACCTTCACCTGAACTACAGGTAACTATTACCACCTTCACCTGACCTACAGGTAACTATTACCACCTTCACCTGAACTACAGGTAACTATTACCACCTTCACCTGACCTACAGGTAACTATTACCACCTTCACCTGAACTACAGGTAACTATTACCACCTTCACCTGAACTACAGGTAACTATTACCACCTTCACCTGAACTACAGGTAACTATTACCACCTTCACCTGAACTACAGGTAACTATTACCACCTTCACCTGAACTACAGGTAACTATTACCACCTTCACCTGAACTACAGGTAACTATTACCACCTTCACCTGAACTACAGGTAACTATTACCACCTTCACCTGAACTACAGGTAACTATTACCACCTTCACCTGAACTACAGGTAACTATTACCACCTTCACCTGAACTACAGGTAACTATTACCACTTTCACCTGAACTACAGGTAACTATTACCACCTTCACCTGAACTACAGGTAACTATTACCACCACCTGAACTACAGGTAACTATTACCACCTTCACCTGAACTACAGGTAACTATTACCACCTTCACCTGAACTACAGGTAACTATTACCACCTTCACCTGAACTACAGGTAACTATTACCACCTTCACCTGAACTACAGGTAACTATTACCA
It encodes the following:
- the afg2b gene encoding ATPase family gene 2 protein homolog B encodes the protein MEEEVSLRVLPMDPADRGTQRVRLGPGLMSSLGLGLGSPVLVALSGGSCLCTAWPRPDLADGFIQIDMKCCSSNLILNKATPTHLSSSPLPPSPCLSRSLTPVSCPKLKGIRITVVVQSVEFRKTTPPSFIHELVKDMLKGTYVHQKHVIDVGDHDTDIKLIVIESLNPESTVTGLVTSKTGVEIMGTRTLRYYRGQLQEQPQVLLGGLEEVSACLREMLRLPLQYPATLGSLGLSCPRGVLLAGPPGVGKTLLVRCLVGEVGASLITVRGPEVVGSRPGESEERLRAVFGRARAAAEEGPCVLFLDELDSLCPRRTGSSAPENRLVAQLLTLMDGMDQSDRFLIVGATNQPDSLDPALRRPGRFDREVVIGAPTAQQRLSILSVLCRAMPVCVSVDWAELAQRTTGYVGADLSALCREAAMLAIRHNTQGSGEQTITMEHFLSALKTVRPSCLRGSLGRTDLPAVSWEQIGGLEEVKIKLQQSIEWPMRYPEAFVRLGLSRPRGVLLYGPPGCAKTTLVRAAATSSHCCFLSVSGADLYSPYVGDSEKALAQLFRQARACAPSILFLDEVDSLIGSRSEGHVPQSAQTRLLSVLLNELDGVGFRTLERRGAGKILQAEGVEERHQQEHLEYQEVCNKEVMIVAATNRPDSLDSALLRPGRLDQIIYVPPPDLQARVSILQVCTEKMPLDDDVCLEELARHTDLYSGADLENLCREAALLTLQDESMEASSIKHRYFLQSLQRMTPSLSTQQLQTYKNLFR